A portion of the Halodesulfovibrio aestuarii DSM 17919 = ATCC 29578 genome contains these proteins:
- a CDS encoding class I SAM-dependent methyltransferase has protein sequence MSIKSVPTRGRTLDGAASIYDFCEPLLLLGKQKEMNDLVISLLQIEPSHRILDIGCGTGFITHLASRNVSAVESGYVLGIDAAGKMIEEARKLRGTETCRFEAVAAEDLPYEDSSFDSVFSTMFYHHIPLDLKLKSLKEAYRVLKPGGRLVIADMHKPTSFFGALTSHISRWLLFQPQIAENIKGLMPDVMVEAGFKEPELVKTYLGYIAIFSTQKNQ, from the coding sequence GTGAGTATTAAAAGTGTTCCAACTCGTGGCAGAACTTTAGATGGTGCCGCAAGCATATATGATTTCTGTGAACCATTGCTGTTGCTTGGCAAGCAGAAAGAAATGAATGACCTCGTCATCTCTTTATTGCAGATAGAGCCTTCCCACCGAATATTGGATATTGGGTGCGGAACCGGATTTATTACCCATTTAGCTTCTCGTAATGTTTCCGCTGTGGAAAGTGGATATGTACTGGGTATTGATGCTGCGGGAAAAATGATTGAAGAGGCTCGGAAACTGCGGGGGACTGAAACCTGTAGATTTGAAGCTGTTGCAGCAGAAGATCTCCCTTATGAAGACAGTTCCTTTGATTCAGTATTCTCAACTATGTTCTACCACCACATTCCACTTGATCTTAAATTGAAGTCTCTTAAAGAAGCTTACCGTGTTTTGAAACCCGGAGGCCGTCTTGTTATCGCTGATATGCATAAGCCTACCTCTTTCTTCGGTGCCCTCACGTCCCACATCTCCCGCTGGCTACTCTTTCAACCACAGATAGCGGAAAACATTAAAGGACTGATGCCGGACGTAATGGTAGAAGCAGGTTTTAAAGAACCGGAGCTGGTAAAAACATACCTCGGTTACATTGCCATTTTTTCAACACAAAAAAATCAATAA
- a CDS encoding cation:proton antiporter family protein, which yields MDPIILSVTFVLGLLANRVGLPALVGFLVAGFILNLLGFSTSENIQLVGDMGVTLLLFTIGLKLKIKQLLRPEIWAAGSIHMLITVLFFGLGIQLLTFAGLHFFAELNVATSLLLGFALSFSSTVFAVKILEESGLANSLNGRTSIGILIIQDILAVLFITFSTGKTPSLWALLIIALLPAARWMFFYILNHIGHGELQVLFGMALALAAGAGVFELVGLKADLGALVMGMLLATHPRATELSESLLSIKDFMLLGFFLSIGLGGFPDFDSFVVSALFVLAIPLKSLLFFFLLTRFNLSSRSSFITSVTLTNYSEFGLIVGAIGVSNGWLDNRWLVVMAISLSLSFIVASPLNVVADELFEKWRNVLNRFETAKSHPDEERIIPTVMWQVIILGMGRVGTQTYDVLRERYGNVVLGVDADQEKVKRHNAEGRNVIYADVSGRDFWRRLVSLNFVKTCVVTIPSFDAKLYAITMAKQLGVVCKIVAITEFDDEVEPLLEGGADLAFNIYDEIGIGLANDICSCLDDPKIVVGE from the coding sequence ATGGATCCAATCATTCTATCTGTCACCTTCGTTCTAGGGCTTTTAGCCAACCGCGTAGGGCTGCCAGCATTGGTGGGGTTTCTTGTTGCCGGTTTTATACTGAATTTGTTGGGGTTCTCCACGTCTGAGAATATTCAGTTAGTTGGCGATATGGGGGTAACTCTACTTTTATTCACCATAGGTCTGAAACTAAAAATCAAACAGTTGCTGCGTCCGGAAATTTGGGCTGCTGGCTCAATCCACATGCTTATTACGGTACTTTTTTTCGGGTTGGGCATTCAGCTGCTTACGTTCGCAGGATTGCATTTTTTCGCAGAGCTTAATGTTGCCACCTCACTCCTGCTGGGGTTTGCCTTAAGTTTTTCCAGCACCGTTTTTGCCGTTAAAATTCTGGAAGAAAGTGGGTTAGCCAACTCTCTTAACGGCAGAACCTCCATCGGCATCCTCATTATTCAGGATATCTTGGCCGTACTGTTTATCACATTTTCTACAGGCAAAACTCCCTCCCTGTGGGCACTGCTAATAATTGCGCTGCTTCCAGCGGCACGCTGGATGTTTTTTTATATCCTGAACCATATCGGCCACGGTGAATTGCAAGTGCTTTTCGGAATGGCTCTGGCTTTGGCCGCCGGTGCAGGTGTGTTTGAGTTGGTGGGTCTTAAGGCTGACCTTGGTGCATTGGTCATGGGCATGCTTTTAGCAACGCACCCTCGGGCAACAGAGTTGTCGGAATCCCTTCTCAGTATCAAGGACTTCATGCTTCTAGGCTTTTTCCTCAGCATTGGACTGGGAGGATTTCCAGACTTTGACTCGTTCGTAGTCTCAGCGTTGTTCGTGCTTGCCATCCCGTTAAAAAGCCTTCTTTTTTTCTTTTTACTCACTCGCTTCAACCTGAGTTCCAGATCATCCTTTATCACTTCTGTAACGCTCACCAACTACAGTGAGTTTGGTCTCATTGTGGGAGCCATAGGAGTGTCCAACGGCTGGTTGGACAACAGGTGGCTTGTGGTCATGGCCATTTCTCTCTCACTGTCATTTATCGTTGCCTCGCCCCTGAATGTGGTGGCTGACGAGTTATTTGAAAAATGGCGCAATGTTCTTAACCGTTTTGAAACCGCCAAGTCACATCCGGACGAGGAACGCATCATACCCACGGTTATGTGGCAAGTGATCATCCTCGGGATGGGACGCGTAGGCACCCAGACGTATGATGTGTTGCGCGAACGCTATGGCAATGTGGTTTTGGGGGTGGATGCAGATCAAGAAAAAGTAAAGAGACACAATGCGGAGGGGCGCAACGTTATATATGCTGACGTATCGGGCCGGGATTTCTGGCGTCGGCTCGTGTCGCTGAACTTTGTAAAAACATGTGTAGTTACCATTCCGAGCTTCGATGCAAAATTGTACGCCATAACTATGGCGAAACAGCTGGGAGTAGTCTGCAAGATAGTAGCAATAACAGAATTCGACGATGAGGTAGAACCCCTGCTGGAAGGCGGCGCCGACTTGGCTTTCAATATTTATGATGAAATCGGCATTGGTCTGGCGAACGATATATGTAGCTGTCTGGATGATCCAAAAATTGTGGTGGGTGAGTAA
- a CDS encoding universal stress protein: MERHLLLAVGTHPHATSGQNFVSDFLTKKDNIKLTLLTIYTAYDEYSAVALTTHIAEKKALAVLNEVRKTLEAKGFDHKKITLRPILVQGSRARTLMHEINKEQFDAVILSRRERILTLEDFLDTSVCTELLKTEKKGHIPPFWLCRQLTEKKKGVLLCTDGSNPSMRIAEYVGGILQEIPEQDVCVLHITDPAKADSSDAESVVQQTVEKITAAGLDQSRISSKILEGRGAARIIIDQATQGDFAVVAMGTAGTGQKTFSKLFTGSVARNVFKELTEAVLWASF, from the coding sequence ATGGAACGGCATCTGTTACTAGCGGTTGGAACTCATCCCCACGCCACCTCAGGACAAAACTTTGTAAGCGACTTCCTTACAAAAAAAGATAATATCAAGCTGACATTGTTAACAATTTATACAGCGTATGACGAGTATAGTGCAGTCGCTCTTACGACCCACATTGCTGAAAAAAAAGCACTCGCAGTATTGAACGAAGTCCGGAAAACACTTGAAGCAAAAGGCTTTGACCACAAGAAAATTACACTTCGCCCCATTCTAGTCCAAGGCTCGCGTGCACGTACCCTTATGCATGAAATAAATAAAGAACAATTTGATGCAGTTATTCTCAGCCGCAGAGAACGTATTCTCACCTTAGAGGACTTTTTAGACACCAGCGTATGCACCGAGCTACTGAAAACTGAAAAAAAAGGTCATATCCCTCCCTTCTGGCTATGCCGGCAATTGACAGAGAAGAAAAAGGGAGTGCTGCTTTGCACAGACGGTTCCAATCCCTCCATGAGGATCGCTGAGTATGTGGGGGGGATATTGCAAGAAATTCCGGAACAAGATGTCTGTGTGCTCCATATCACCGACCCTGCAAAGGCAGACAGTTCTGATGCCGAGTCCGTTGTCCAACAGACCGTGGAGAAAATAACGGCTGCAGGACTGGATCAAAGCCGCATATCTTCCAAAATATTAGAAGGCCGTGGAGCTGCGCGGATTATTATTGATCAGGCGACACAAGGAGACTTCGCGGTCGTGGCCATGGGAACGGCAGGAACAGGCCAAAAAACGTTCTCAAAACTGTTTACGGGCTCTGTGGCACGCAATGTATTCAAGGAGCTGACTGAAGCCGTGTTGTGGGCGAGTTTTTAA
- the atpD gene encoding F0F1 ATP synthase subunit beta: protein MEPYVGTINAIRGGVVDVAFAEQLPPINTVLRTGPEGQVVMETVDHLNAGTIRAIALTPTAGLARGYPVVSDDTQLTAPVGKTTLGRVFNVLGKPIDGKPDPENVSYRTIHQPPIPLVERVTSEEIFQTGIKVIDLLAPLEKGGKAGLFGGAGVGKTVLITEFIHNMVGQHEGMSIFCGIGERCREGEELYREMGESGVLDNTVMVFGQMNEPPGARFRVGHAALTMAEYFRDDLEQNVLLLIDNIFRFIQAGMELSGLLGRLPSRMGYQPTLGPELAALEERISSSRKGAITSIQAVYVPADDLTDPSATHTFAHLSSSIVLSRKRAGEGFYPAVDPLQSRSMMLSPHVVGQRHYDVAREVRRTLAVYEELKDIIAMLGLEELAREDRKTVYRARRLERFFTQPFFTTKHFTGIEGRMVSLDQTVEGCERILNDEFADYPENKLYMIGGVEEAMR from the coding sequence ATGGAACCATATGTCGGAACAATAAACGCCATACGCGGCGGGGTTGTAGATGTGGCGTTTGCAGAGCAACTTCCGCCGATTAACACCGTGCTCAGAACCGGGCCGGAAGGACAGGTGGTCATGGAAACCGTTGACCATCTCAACGCCGGCACAATACGCGCCATCGCCCTGACGCCAACGGCAGGACTTGCCCGTGGATACCCTGTCGTCAGTGATGATACGCAACTGACCGCCCCCGTGGGCAAAACAACGCTCGGCCGCGTTTTTAACGTGCTCGGAAAACCAATAGACGGCAAACCAGACCCCGAAAATGTTTCGTACCGCACAATTCACCAACCCCCTATTCCTCTTGTCGAACGGGTGACAAGCGAGGAGATTTTTCAGACCGGCATCAAAGTCATTGACTTACTCGCCCCTCTTGAAAAAGGCGGAAAAGCCGGATTGTTCGGAGGTGCAGGTGTAGGCAAAACCGTACTTATCACCGAGTTCATCCATAATATGGTCGGGCAGCATGAAGGAATGTCTATCTTCTGCGGCATTGGAGAGCGTTGTCGGGAAGGAGAAGAACTGTACCGCGAAATGGGCGAATCCGGCGTGCTCGACAATACGGTGATGGTCTTCGGACAAATGAATGAGCCGCCCGGTGCACGGTTTCGGGTGGGTCATGCCGCTTTGACCATGGCAGAGTATTTCAGGGACGACCTTGAGCAGAATGTCCTGCTGCTGATTGATAACATTTTCAGGTTCATACAGGCAGGCATGGAGCTTTCCGGCCTGCTGGGACGGCTTCCCTCCCGCATGGGCTACCAGCCCACGCTGGGGCCGGAGCTTGCCGCGCTTGAAGAACGCATTTCCAGCAGCCGCAAAGGAGCTATAACCTCCATTCAGGCTGTATATGTCCCTGCGGACGACCTTACAGATCCTTCTGCAACACATACCTTTGCCCATCTCTCCTCGTCTATCGTACTTTCCAGAAAACGTGCCGGAGAGGGATTTTACCCTGCTGTTGATCCGCTTCAATCCCGATCCATGATGCTGTCTCCCCATGTAGTGGGGCAGCGCCATTACGACGTAGCGCGCGAAGTGCGGCGCACGTTGGCCGTTTACGAAGAACTCAAAGATATTATCGCAATGCTCGGTCTGGAAGAACTTGCCCGCGAAGACCGCAAAACCGTGTACCGGGCACGTCGCCTTGAACGCTTTTTCACACAGCCGTTTTTTACCACCAAGCACTTTACCGGCATTGAAGGCCGCATGGTCTCGCTGGATCAAACTGTGGAAGGTTGTGAGCGCATTCTCAATGACGAATTCGCGGATTATCCGGAAAACAAACTCTACATGATAGGCGGTGTGGAAGAGGCAATGCGATGA
- a CDS encoding AtpZ/AtpI family protein, producing MTSNKSFPHRIGEKERRRLKAEQKKNIGAWYGLGLVGIVGWSVVIPTLLGIFLGVWVDIHWPSPRSWTLMLMVLGLFIGCLCAGFWVNRQRQQIMKERTNEDR from the coding sequence ATGACTTCAAACAAAAGTTTTCCGCACCGGATCGGAGAAAAAGAACGGCGCAGGCTCAAGGCCGAACAAAAAAAAAATATCGGTGCATGGTATGGCCTCGGGCTTGTCGGGATTGTGGGATGGTCTGTGGTAATCCCCACCCTTCTTGGAATCTTTTTAGGAGTATGGGTGGATATTCACTGGCCAAGTCCACGCTCATGGACGCTGATGCTTATGGTGCTGGGCCTTTTTATAGGATGCCTTTGTGCCGGATTCTGGGTGAACCGGCAACGGCAACAGATAATGAAAGAGAGAACGAATGAAGATCGTTGA
- a CDS encoding ATP synthase subunit I — MKIVDIVIGLSMGGVLSCIHFGGLWLVLKRMPTSERPAFLFWTTTMARYGITLYGMYLALTMGGIVLVGACAGLYLARLMVVPRLADRLEKNGGSSLLRAAKE, encoded by the coding sequence ATGAAGATCGTTGATATAGTCATAGGGCTGAGTATGGGAGGAGTGTTGTCCTGCATTCATTTTGGAGGACTTTGGCTGGTACTGAAACGAATGCCGACCAGCGAACGCCCCGCGTTTCTTTTCTGGACGACCACCATGGCACGATACGGTATTACCTTGTACGGTATGTATCTGGCCCTCACCATGGGCGGAATCGTGTTAGTGGGCGCATGCGCAGGCTTGTATCTGGCTCGTTTAATGGTGGTACCCCGTCTTGCAGACAGGTTAGAGAAAAACGGAGGCAGTTCCCTGCTCCGTGCCGCAAAAGAGTAA
- a CDS encoding F0F1 ATP synthase subunit A, protein MQFSPDHIIYYQGTFASLNATIMFTWGIILFLALFSWSVTRNLTSSTDFNFRQNILEILVDGLLNQIRETTRQEPERFLPLLGTLFIFILVSNILAVVPGFEPPTGSLSTTAALALCVFFAVPYYGIRAHGLKNYLVGYIRPNPFMLPFNVVGELSRTFALSVRLFGNIMSGSMMGSILLILAPLFFPILMNLLGLLIGVVQAYIFVVLAAVFIASGMESHLETTDLNNKE, encoded by the coding sequence ATGCAATTCAGTCCTGACCATATTATCTACTATCAGGGAACATTTGCCTCCCTGAACGCAACGATTATGTTCACATGGGGGATCATACTTTTTCTGGCGCTCTTTTCATGGTCTGTTACCCGCAATCTGACCAGTTCCACTGATTTTAATTTCCGTCAAAATATTCTGGAAATTCTTGTGGACGGGCTACTAAACCAGATTCGTGAAACGACAAGACAGGAACCGGAGCGCTTCCTGCCCCTTCTGGGTACACTGTTTATCTTTATTTTAGTGTCCAATATCCTTGCAGTAGTCCCGGGTTTTGAGCCGCCGACAGGTTCACTATCCACCACTGCTGCGTTGGCTCTGTGCGTTTTTTTTGCCGTGCCATACTACGGAATCCGCGCACACGGCCTGAAAAATTACCTTGTCGGCTACATCCGCCCAAATCCCTTCATGCTTCCCTTCAACGTGGTGGGCGAGCTTTCCCGCACGTTTGCGCTCAGCGTGCGACTCTTCGGTAACATCATGAGCGGCTCAATGATGGGGAGTATTCTGCTGATCCTCGCACCGCTCTTTTTCCCAATACTTATGAATCTGCTGGGGCTGTTAATCGGTGTAGTGCAGGCATACATATTTGTGGTTCTTGCCGCAGTCTTTATCGCTTCAGGCATGGAATCTCATCTGGAAACAACTGACCTAAATAACAAGGAGTAA
- a CDS encoding F0F1 ATP synthase subunit C — protein sequence MDSLALIAIGSVCAAGVCMGLGAIGPAIGEGMALARALSSIAQQPDETNTIVKFLFVGMAMIESTAIYSFVLAMILLFANPFWNYFLEKAGG from the coding sequence ATGGATTCTCTTGCGCTTATCGCCATCGGCTCTGTATGCGCAGCAGGAGTATGCATGGGGCTCGGAGCCATTGGCCCCGCTATCGGTGAAGGTATGGCTTTAGCACGGGCGCTCAGTTCCATTGCTCAACAGCCGGATGAAACCAACACCATCGTCAAATTCCTGTTTGTGGGCATGGCCATGATTGAATCTACGGCAATCTACAGTTTCGTACTGGCCATGATTTTGCTCTTTGCCAATCCTTTCTGGAACTACTTTCTGGAAAAAGCCGGAGGCTAA